The proteins below are encoded in one region of Sphaerodactylus townsendi isolate TG3544 linkage group LG06, MPM_Stown_v2.3, whole genome shotgun sequence:
- the LOC125434641 gene encoding olfactory receptor 5V1-like has translation MDSVEEKEAPILDLSPMCKEPSSMSFLVRASNGSPEPILGRVSHKFEKNKLLAGIRNQTQVVEFVFLGFSGISYGHTYLSLVFLAIYLVTVLGNLMIFIMIQLDSSLHTPMYYFLSHLSCLDICLSSVTVPKILVNFLRQQQTISYNQCMAQMFFLMSFTGAEGGLLAVMAYDRYAAICKPLHYSHLMNTKVCTVLAFATWIWGFLDSALHTALSFRLDFCGVNQIHHIFCDLPPLMKMACNDAHINELAIRIASIFAGGGPFVFIVFSYVFILSSILKIRSTSGKRKAFSTCASHVIVVFIYYGNALLNYNSPSGGYSLATGTLVSTMYCVITPMLNPIIYSLRNKEVKGALKKAVESWRKYKHHHPIS, from the exons ATGGATAGTGTTGAGGAAAAGGAGGCCCCCATCCTTGACTTGTCACCCATGTGCAAAG AACCATCCTCCATGAGCTTTTTGGTCAGGGCCAGCAACGGTTCTCCTGAGCCCATATTGGGAAGGGTGTCTCATAAATTTGAAAAGAACAAACTCCTGGCC GGAATCAGGAATCAGACGCAAGTGGTGGAATTTGTCTTCCTGGGTTTCTCTGGAATTTCATACGGCCACACCTACCTCTCCCTGGTATTTCTAGCCATCTACTTGGTCACTGTACTGGGGAATCTCATGATATTTATTATGATTCAACTGGATTCCAGCCTCCACACCCCCATGTATTATTTCCtcagccacctctcctgcttAGATATCTGCCTCTCTTCGGTCACAGTTCCTAAGATCCTAGTGAACTTTTTGCGCCAGCAACAGACCATCTCCTACAACCAGTGTATGGCCCAGATGTTCTTCCTGATGTCTTTCACGGGAGCAGAAGGGGGCCTGCTGGCTGTCATGGCCTACGACCGCTACGCCGCCATCTGCAAACCTTTGCATTACTCCCACCTCATGAACACCAAGGTGTGCACCGTACTGGCCTTTGCCACGTGGATCTGGGGCTTCCTAGACTCCGCTCTTCATACAGCTCTCAGCTTCAGGTTGGACTTCTGTGGAGTCAACCAGATTCATCACATCTTCTGCGATCTCCCTCCACTGATGAAAATGGCTTGCAATGATGCACACATCAATGAATTGGCTATCCGCATAGCAAGCATTTTTGCAGGTGGGGGCCCCTTTGTGTTCATTGTTTTCTCATATGTCTTCATCCTGTCCTCCATCTTGAAGATCCGTTCCACCTCTGGGAAGCGCAAAGCTTTTTCCACCTGTGCTTCACATGTCATTGTTGTCTTCATTTACTATGGGAATGCATTACTGAATTATAACAGTCCAAGTGGTGGTTACTCCTTGGCGACGGGCACTTTGGTCTCCACCATGTACTGCGTCATCACCCCAATGCTGAACCCCATCATTTACAGCCTCCGCAACAAGGAGGTGAAGGGGGCCCTCAAGAAGGCAGTGGAAAGCTGGAGGAAGTATAAGCATCACCACCCTATAAGCTAG